A section of the Streptomyces sp. NBC_01591 genome encodes:
- a CDS encoding YidH family protein produces MNEFVQSLRLWFAPQRIREEGDTPDYRFSLANERTFLAWIRTALALIGGGFAVDQFLPELAWGVRAGLALALLAAGVLCALRAVNHWVRCERAMRRGEDLPVSRFPTLLGLAVAVVAVVMVVVVLFGWEGR; encoded by the coding sequence GTGAACGAATTCGTACAGAGCCTGCGGCTTTGGTTCGCACCGCAGCGCATCCGCGAAGAGGGCGACACCCCCGACTACCGGTTCTCGCTCGCCAACGAGCGCACCTTCCTCGCCTGGATCCGGACGGCTCTGGCACTGATCGGCGGCGGGTTCGCCGTCGACCAGTTCCTGCCGGAGCTGGCGTGGGGCGTCCGCGCCGGTCTGGCGCTCGCGCTGCTGGCGGCCGGTGTGCTGTGCGCGCTGCGGGCGGTCAACCACTGGGTGCGGTGCGAGCGGGCGATGCGGCGCGGCGAGGACCTTCCGGTCTCGCGGTTCCCGACGCTGCTCGGTCTGGCCGTCGCGGTGGTCGCCGTGGTGATGGTGGTGGTGGTCCTCTTCGGCTGGGAGGGACGGTGA